One Chitinophaga sp. H8 DNA window includes the following coding sequences:
- a CDS encoding GDSL-type esterase/lipase family protein: protein MNIGRWDNHKAKYIWSIVILLMSSTGSFAQKALPGRNHIQQDTALYHFFGQLDKADSTVVSILHLGDSHVQAGVFPGTTGTYLQQDFGNAGRGWVFPYNLGNTNGPADYRWNSATRWQAARIVDRYKSDLLGPGAIVITSSYASPALAYMDKSEDSSDNDVLQAQLLYDAGTDNCTVTAPDATVTITGNPFPEATSTLKMATLDFAQPSRSFQVRWEGKGPAPFRFYGAVLKNGHPGVLYHAVGINGAQYMHYNEQSSTLSAQMAVLQPQLVIISLGTNEAYGAFDATRFKEEIDRTVELLRSRNPEVAILLTTPPNCMRVTRHAQRKKVGKKYKTYYRTAYYPNATIVAVTQQIKSYAQENGLACWDFNAVNKALSGEFASGWANDRIHFNTRGYQLQGKLLYEALQQSYQQYQKETKKNLTVEDVRL from the coding sequence ATGAATATAGGCAGGTGGGACAACCATAAGGCAAAGTACATATGGAGCATAGTTATTTTGTTGATGAGCAGCACAGGGAGCTTTGCACAAAAGGCGCTACCCGGACGTAATCACATTCAACAGGATACCGCACTTTATCATTTCTTTGGCCAATTGGACAAGGCAGATAGCACGGTAGTTTCCATCCTTCATCTGGGAGATTCGCATGTTCAGGCAGGCGTTTTCCCGGGTACTACCGGCACTTACCTGCAACAGGATTTTGGAAATGCCGGGCGGGGATGGGTGTTCCCCTACAACCTGGGTAATACCAACGGACCGGCTGATTACCGCTGGAACAGTGCTACCAGGTGGCAGGCTGCACGTATTGTAGACCGGTATAAAAGTGATTTACTGGGCCCGGGTGCTATTGTAATCACTTCTTCCTATGCTTCACCAGCGCTCGCTTATATGGATAAGTCGGAAGATTCATCTGATAATGATGTGCTGCAGGCACAGCTGTTGTATGATGCCGGAACAGATAACTGTACAGTTACTGCACCGGATGCTACTGTAACTATAACGGGTAACCCCTTTCCCGAAGCTACTTCTACTTTAAAGATGGCCACACTGGATTTTGCGCAGCCTTCCCGTTCATTCCAGGTAAGGTGGGAAGGTAAAGGGCCTGCGCCTTTCCGCTTCTATGGAGCGGTACTTAAAAACGGGCATCCGGGAGTCTTGTATCATGCGGTGGGGATCAATGGTGCACAGTATATGCATTATAATGAACAGAGCAGTACCTTATCGGCACAGATGGCAGTATTACAACCACAACTCGTCATTATATCATTAGGTACGAATGAAGCTTATGGTGCATTTGATGCCACCCGCTTTAAAGAAGAAATCGACAGAACGGTGGAACTGTTGCGTAGCCGTAATCCGGAAGTTGCTATTTTGTTGACCACTCCTCCCAATTGTATGCGGGTAACCCGTCATGCGCAGCGGAAGAAGGTGGGCAAAAAATATAAAACCTATTATCGTACGGCATATTACCCCAATGCCACCATTGTAGCCGTAACGCAGCAGATTAAAAGCTATGCGCAGGAAAACGGACTGGCATGCTGGGATTTTAATGCTGTAAACAAGGCCTTGTCAGGAGAGTTTGCAAGTGGGTGGGCCAATGATCGTATACATTTTAACACCAGGGGATACCAGTTGCAGGGCAAGCTGTTGTATGAGGCTTTGCAACAGTCCTATCAACAATATCAAAAGGAAACAAAGAAAAACCTAACTGTAGAAGATGTTCGACTTTAA
- the atpF gene encoding F0F1 ATP synthase subunit B: protein MDLLQPALGLFLISLLIFLIVFFILKKFAWGPILAILKERECSIADSIASAERVKEEMAQMKAEHEHVLAEAKAERSKILKEAKDAKDLIISEAKAQAQAEAKKIIGEAYTAIENQKMAALTDVKNQVGNLVIEVAEKVLRRELADKGAQENFVKQLAGEIKLN, encoded by the coding sequence ATGGATCTGTTGCAGCCCGCGTTAGGCTTGTTCCTCATTTCTTTATTGATTTTCCTGATAGTTTTCTTTATCCTGAAGAAATTTGCCTGGGGACCAATCCTGGCTATCTTAAAGGAAAGAGAATGCTCCATTGCTGATTCTATCGCTTCTGCTGAAAGGGTGAAAGAAGAAATGGCGCAAATGAAAGCAGAGCATGAACATGTACTGGCAGAAGCCAAAGCGGAAAGAAGCAAGATATTAAAAGAAGCCAAAGATGCTAAGGATCTGATCATCAGCGAAGCTAAAGCACAAGCGCAGGCAGAAGCGAAAAAGATCATTGGTGAAGCATATACTGCTATAGAAAATCAGAAGATGGCTGCTTTAACAGACGTGAAAAACCAGGTAGGTAACCTGGTGATCGAAGTAGCGGAGAAAGTATTGAGAAGAGAGCTGGCAGATAAAGGTGCACAGGAGAATTTTGTGAAACAACTGGCAGGAGAAATTAAATTGAATTAA
- a CDS encoding sensor histidine kinase: MFKAKNLSPQKLAGFTALILSVIIALGSLLVDSNLKITLIAFVLTFLVSYYLYLYTLQNFIYRKIKLIYKFIYQTKASKREEFFNKNILPLKTIEEVSEDVEKWAIQKKEELDMLRRNEEFRKEFLLNLSHELKTPIFAVQGYIHTLLDGALDDPAVNKMFLKNATKNIDRLCRLIDDLDEISKLEIGEMTVAKEQFVVQDLIKDVFDTLSLKANTKGIKFSIKKGCEAPVPVMADKEKLRQVLINLVDNSIKYGKPEGHTIASIYNMDGKRALIEISDDGIGISEEHLPRVFERFYRTDRARSRDIGGTGLGLAIVKHIIEAHGQTINVRSKPEIGSTFGFTLESARNSE, encoded by the coding sequence ATGTTTAAAGCAAAGAATCTTTCCCCGCAAAAGTTAGCAGGCTTTACCGCCCTCATACTTTCCGTTATTATAGCATTGGGTAGCCTCCTGGTAGACAGCAACCTCAAAATTACGCTGATTGCCTTTGTGCTTACTTTCCTTGTATCTTATTACCTGTACCTGTATACCCTGCAAAACTTTATCTACCGCAAAATAAAGCTGATCTACAAATTTATTTATCAAACAAAGGCCTCCAAGCGGGAAGAGTTTTTCAACAAAAATATCCTGCCCCTTAAAACCATTGAAGAAGTAAGTGAAGATGTAGAGAAATGGGCGATCCAAAAAAAGGAAGAACTGGATATGCTGCGCAGAAATGAAGAGTTCCGTAAAGAGTTTTTACTCAACCTTTCCCATGAATTAAAAACACCCATTTTTGCGGTACAGGGCTATATTCATACCCTGCTGGATGGTGCGCTGGACGACCCTGCCGTAAATAAAATGTTCCTGAAAAATGCGACCAAGAATATCGACCGCCTTTGCCGGCTGATTGATGACCTGGATGAAATTTCCAAACTGGAGATTGGTGAAATGACGGTGGCAAAAGAACAGTTTGTTGTACAGGACCTGATTAAAGATGTGTTTGATACATTATCCCTGAAAGCGAATACCAAGGGCATTAAATTCAGTATTAAAAAGGGCTGCGAAGCGCCTGTACCTGTTATGGCCGATAAGGAAAAACTCAGACAGGTATTAATCAATCTGGTCGACAACTCCATTAAATACGGTAAGCCTGAAGGACATACCATCGCGAGTATTTACAATATGGATGGAAAAAGGGCACTCATAGAAATATCAGATGATGGTATTGGTATTTCAGAAGAGCATCTTCCCCGTGTATTTGAACGGTTTTACCGCACGGACCGTGCACGTAGCCGGGATATCGGCGGTACAGGTCTTGGACTGGCCATTGTAAAGCATATCATAGAAGCGCATGGCCAAACCATTAATGTACGCAGCAAACCTGAAATAGGTTCCACCTTTGGCTTTACACTTGAATCAGCCAGAAACAGTGAGTAA
- a CDS encoding porin: MRKINTVMNRAGKLVAIIGLLLIANVSKAQFLMDMIDTSTNVGKGMFSMYQKYDALRFSGYIQPQFQLAESKGAASYAGGDFGARVNNRFMLRRGRFRIDYGRYNKEQMPTVLFAFQFDGTERGVFIRDFYGRIFENKWNVLSFTGGMFARPFGYEVNLSSSDRETPERGRMSQILMKTERDLGVMASFSPQRKDHPLYFLRVDAGLFNGQGLAGPSDFDSHKDFIGRVSVRPIKLNARDWTVSGGVSCLYGGMEQFTPVVYKIHAAANGKEVFVRDSAADNVGQIAPRHYYGADVQFRIPNGKGKGATAFRGEYIRGVQTATAMESETPGTIPMENNRTAPLYIRRFDGAYFYFLQHLGSDKHQVVLRYDWYDPNREVSGKEIGEAGRNLTRADIRYDTYGAGYVYYMNDHVKMILWYDMVVNESTDLEGYTSDLKDNIFTCRLQFRF; this comes from the coding sequence TTGCGCAAAATTAATACGGTAATGAACAGGGCGGGTAAGCTGGTTGCCATTATTGGGCTGCTATTGATCGCTAATGTGTCGAAAGCACAATTTCTGATGGACATGATAGATACTTCCACCAATGTGGGGAAGGGGATGTTTTCCATGTATCAGAAGTATGATGCCCTGCGGTTTAGCGGCTATATTCAGCCTCAGTTTCAGTTGGCCGAGTCGAAGGGGGCAGCATCTTATGCCGGCGGTGATTTTGGCGCACGGGTCAACAACCGTTTTATGCTGCGCCGGGGACGTTTCCGCATTGATTACGGGCGTTATAACAAAGAGCAGATGCCTACTGTGCTGTTTGCTTTTCAATTTGACGGAACCGAAAGAGGCGTTTTTATCCGCGACTTTTACGGGCGGATATTTGAAAATAAATGGAATGTACTATCCTTTACAGGAGGGATGTTTGCCCGGCCATTTGGCTATGAGGTAAACCTTTCATCTTCCGACAGGGAAACGCCGGAACGCGGGCGGATGTCACAGATCCTGATGAAAACAGAGCGTGATCTGGGAGTAATGGCCAGTTTTTCACCACAGCGTAAAGACCATCCGCTTTATTTCCTGAGAGTAGATGCAGGTTTGTTCAATGGACAAGGGCTGGCAGGTCCGTCTGATTTTGACAGCCATAAGGATTTTATAGGCCGGGTAAGTGTAAGGCCTATAAAACTAAATGCCAGGGACTGGACAGTTTCCGGAGGGGTTTCCTGTTTATATGGTGGTATGGAGCAGTTTACACCCGTGGTGTATAAGATACATGCAGCCGCTAATGGAAAAGAAGTGTTTGTCAGAGATTCTGCTGCGGACAATGTAGGACAGATAGCTCCCCGTCATTATTACGGTGCAGATGTGCAGTTCAGGATACCCAATGGCAAAGGCAAAGGAGCCACCGCCTTCCGCGGAGAATATATCCGTGGTGTGCAAACGGCTACCGCCATGGAGAGCGAAACACCAGGTACTATTCCGATGGAAAATAACAGGACAGCTCCCTTATATATCCGCAGGTTTGATGGTGCTTATTTTTATTTTCTGCAACATCTGGGAAGCGATAAACATCAGGTGGTATTACGATACGATTGGTACGATCCTAACCGGGAAGTAAGCGGAAAGGAGATAGGCGAAGCCGGCAGAAACCTAACCAGAGCAGACATCCGCTATGATACCTATGGTGCAGGTTATGTTTACTACATGAATGACCATGTAAAGATGATCTTATGGTATGATATGGTGGTCAATGAATCTACGGATCTGGAGGGCTATACCAGTGATCTGAAAGATAATATCTTTACCTGCAGGCTACAATTCCGCTTCTAA
- a CDS encoding glucosaminidase domain-containing protein, with amino-acid sequence MRYFKQLKGRVWLCAIFILLSNVVSAQHSTKSYIKKYTPVSQEIMEETGIPASVILGVAMLESGAGNSKNTKLLRNHFGIVGKNNLAKRKAGYRSSYKEYATDLDSYKHFARLLASKKWFSKVQGKPDFATWLKHMNHGGYSSAGQVWIKRVTAIINRHKLYQLDTKMDVDVAKQP; translated from the coding sequence ATGAGATATTTTAAACAGCTCAAAGGAAGGGTATGGTTATGTGCCATCTTTATATTGCTCAGCAATGTTGTGTCTGCACAGCATTCTACCAAGAGTTATATTAAAAAATATACGCCGGTATCCCAGGAGATCATGGAAGAAACCGGTATCCCTGCCAGTGTGATATTAGGAGTTGCGATGCTGGAATCTGGTGCAGGAAATAGTAAAAACACTAAATTGCTGCGCAATCACTTTGGTATTGTGGGCAAAAACAATCTGGCCAAGCGTAAAGCAGGTTACCGGTCAAGTTACAAGGAGTATGCTACAGACCTGGATTCCTACAAACATTTTGCCCGGTTGCTGGCCAGTAAAAAATGGTTCAGTAAAGTGCAGGGGAAACCTGATTTTGCCACATGGCTCAAACACATGAACCATGGAGGATATTCTTCGGCAGGGCAGGTGTGGATTAAAAGAGTGACTGCTATTATTAATCGTCATAAATTGTACCAGCTGGATACAAAAATGGATGTAGATGTAGCCAAGCAACCGTAG
- a CDS encoding ABC transporter ATP-binding protein: protein MFLTVVLAALSPARPYLIQLTVDKYIANQWVRMLIIVTLVQVVLLLLETLVRFFFSYLTNWLGQSVIKDLRVAVYKKVVRLNLAFFDKTPIGTLTTRTINDIEAINDVFSEGIISIVADLLMIVAILAVMLGEDWRLTLISLSPFPILIFATYIFKESVNKSFHRVRNAVAALNAFVQEHITGMVVVQAFSAEKRELSRFKHINKDHRKANIDAIFAYSVFFPVVEIILAISLGLMVWWGANKVLNYEVTQGVMIAFIMYLNMLFRPLRMLADKFNTLQMGMVASERVFKVLDSEDTIADKGQQLATDMKGAIAFDQVYFAYKEDQYVLKNISFQAKPGETIAIVGHTGSGKTTIISILNRLYEIQKGSIKLDGIDLADYALASLRSKIGVVLQDVFLFSGSIYDNITLHNSAISREQVEQAARLIGMHEFIMQLPGGYDYQVMERGSTLSLGQRQLISFVRALLYNPAILILDEATSSIDTESEALIQHAIDKLIADRTAIVIAHRLSTISKADKIIVLDKGEIKEMGSHEELLKQEGFYYKLHSMQFQKANDIV, encoded by the coding sequence ATGTTCCTGACCGTGGTATTGGCGGCGTTGTCACCTGCACGTCCGTACCTTATCCAGCTCACGGTTGATAAATATATTGCCAATCAATGGGTGCGGATGCTGATCATTGTTACGCTGGTACAGGTAGTACTGTTGTTGCTGGAAACACTGGTACGTTTCTTTTTCTCCTATCTGACCAACTGGCTGGGGCAGTCCGTGATCAAGGATTTGCGGGTAGCGGTATATAAAAAGGTAGTACGCCTCAATCTGGCTTTTTTTGATAAAACCCCTATTGGTACCTTAACTACCCGTACCATTAATGATATTGAAGCCATCAATGATGTTTTTTCTGAGGGTATTATTTCCATTGTCGCAGACCTGTTGATGATAGTGGCTATCCTGGCGGTGATGCTGGGAGAAGACTGGCGGTTGACGCTGATCAGCCTTTCCCCTTTTCCCATCCTTATTTTTGCCACCTATATTTTCAAGGAATCCGTTAATAAGTCCTTCCACCGGGTACGGAATGCTGTAGCAGCACTGAATGCGTTTGTGCAGGAGCACATTACGGGAATGGTGGTGGTACAGGCCTTTTCGGCAGAGAAGCGGGAATTGTCGCGGTTTAAGCACATTAACAAGGATCACCGGAAGGCCAATATAGACGCTATTTTTGCTTACTCGGTATTTTTCCCGGTGGTGGAAATCATACTGGCTATATCGCTGGGGCTGATGGTGTGGTGGGGAGCCAATAAGGTGCTGAACTATGAAGTAACCCAGGGGGTGATGATCGCCTTTATCATGTACCTGAATATGCTGTTTCGCCCGTTGCGGATGCTGGCCGACAAGTTCAATACCCTGCAAATGGGGATGGTAGCCAGTGAAAGAGTATTTAAGGTGCTGGACAGCGAAGATACCATTGCAGATAAAGGGCAGCAGCTGGCTACAGATATGAAAGGAGCTATTGCCTTTGATCAGGTGTATTTTGCCTATAAGGAAGACCAGTATGTGCTGAAAAACATCTCTTTTCAGGCAAAGCCGGGAGAAACCATTGCTATTGTTGGGCATACCGGTTCCGGTAAAACCACCATTATCAGTATCCTGAACCGCTTGTACGAAATCCAGAAAGGGAGTATCAAACTGGATGGAATAGACCTTGCCGACTATGCCCTGGCCAGCCTGCGTAGTAAGATTGGGGTAGTATTGCAGGACGTATTCCTGTTTTCAGGTTCTATTTACGATAATATCACCCTCCATAATAGTGCTATCAGCCGGGAACAGGTAGAACAGGCAGCCCGGTTGATCGGGATGCATGAATTTATCATGCAGCTGCCGGGTGGGTATGATTACCAGGTGATGGAAAGGGGAAGTACCCTTTCGCTGGGGCAGCGGCAGCTGATCTCTTTTGTGCGGGCATTGCTGTATAACCCCGCTATCCTTATCCTCGATGAGGCCACCTCTTCCATCGATACGGAATCAGAAGCCCTTATACAACACGCCATTGACAAGCTCATTGCCGACCGAACCGCCATTGTGATTGCCCACCGCCTTTCCACTATCAGTAAGGCTGATAAGATCATCGTCCTGGATAAGGGAGAAATTAAGGAAATGGGTAGCCATGAGGAATTGCTGAAACAGGAGGGATTTTATTACAAACTGCATAGTATGCAATTTCAGAAAGCTAACGATATCGTATAG
- a CDS encoding response regulator transcription factor, with protein sequence MIDQAVVGKILVVDDEIDILEIISYNLKTAGYDTVTAKDGNEAIQKARIFRPDLIMLDIMMPNKNGIDTCRELRKIPEFKDTMVLFLTALNDEKSEIDGLNMGADDYIAKPIKPKLLVSRINALFRRLHKPEEMQVQLGDLIIDREKFTVTYKGQEIILAKKEFELLQLLASKPGRVFLRNEILNQVWGTEVIVGDRTIDVHIRKIRQKIGIDLITTVKGVGYKFEM encoded by the coding sequence ATGATAGACCAAGCGGTAGTAGGAAAAATTCTAGTAGTGGATGATGAGATCGATATATTGGAAATTATCAGTTACAATCTCAAAACTGCTGGCTACGACACGGTAACAGCAAAAGATGGTAATGAGGCTATTCAAAAGGCCAGGATATTTCGCCCGGACCTGATCATGCTGGATATTATGATGCCGAACAAGAATGGTATTGACACCTGTCGTGAATTAAGAAAAATTCCTGAGTTTAAAGACACCATGGTGTTGTTCCTGACAGCACTGAACGATGAAAAGTCAGAGATAGACGGGCTTAATATGGGCGCGGATGATTACATCGCCAAACCCATTAAACCCAAATTGCTGGTAAGCCGTATCAATGCACTCTTCCGCCGTTTACACAAACCGGAAGAAATGCAGGTACAACTGGGCGACCTGATCATTGACCGCGAAAAATTCACTGTCACTTACAAAGGCCAGGAAATTATTCTCGCCAAAAAAGAATTTGAATTGTTGCAGCTGCTGGCATCTAAACCAGGCAGGGTATTTTTACGCAATGAAATATTGAACCAGGTGTGGGGCACAGAAGTAATTGTAGGCGACCGCACCATTGATGTACATATCCGTAAAATCCGTCAAAAAATAGGTATTGATCTTATTACCACTGTAAAAGGTGTAGGTTACAAATTCGAAATGTAG
- the atpE gene encoding ATP synthase F0 subunit C, translating to MALLTVLLQAGEAVASSGIAQAGGAIGAGIAAIAAGIGVGNIGKSALESIARQPEAANDIRANMILAAALVEGVALFGVIAGLLAVVL from the coding sequence ATGGCACTTTTGACTGTTTTATTACAGGCTGGTGAGGCAGTTGCTTCTTCAGGCATCGCACAAGCTGGTGGCGCTATCGGCGCTGGTATCGCTGCTATCGCAGCAGGTATTGGTGTTGGTAACATCGGTAAAAGCGCGCTGGAATCCATCGCTCGTCAACCGGAAGCAGCTAACGACATCCGTGCAAACATGATCCTGGCAGCGGCGCTGGTAGAGGGTGTTGCCCTGTTCGGCGTTATCGCAGGTCTGTTGGCGGTAGTACTTTAA
- a CDS encoding MBOAT family O-acyltransferase produces the protein MFDFNKLLSELVYDKNDPILFNSAFFFYYFAAFLLCYLLFSHTKKGRVWVFTLFSLYFFYKACNEYVLLIVLAAIVDFNLSRWIHRAEKQSVRKSLLIFSIVINVGLLFYFKYTDFFIGITNDLTNGNIRPLHLLLPIGISFYTFENLSYTIDVYRGEIEPVDEFMDYLFFLSFFPKLMMGPIVRASDFIPQISKPYVLNSEDIGKGMYLIVSGLFKKIVISDFIYQNFVQYIFDDPSRHTGLECLLGVYGYALVIYCDFSGYSDMALGIARWTGFKIPANFNSPYQSSSITEFWRRWHISLSSWLRDYIYIPLGGNRKGKVRQYVNLSLTMLIGGFWHGASWNFIFWGGLHGLALAVDKVRLTWLHKKGILFTGWKSTVLKVLGILITFHFVCFCWIFFKAATFHDAWALIHQIVYDFQPGIWQELYQGYTAVFGLMLLGFVLHFLPPTSELLAERTLARMPVWGNVAFLVAFVWVLVQVKTTQPMIPIYFQF, from the coding sequence ATGTTCGACTTTAACAAGCTGTTATCGGAACTTGTATACGACAAGAATGACCCGATCTTATTTAACAGTGCTTTCTTCTTTTATTACTTTGCGGCATTCTTATTATGCTATTTATTATTTAGTCATACTAAGAAGGGCAGGGTATGGGTGTTTACACTTTTTTCCCTTTACTTTTTTTACAAAGCCTGTAATGAATATGTACTGCTGATTGTGCTGGCGGCCATTGTAGATTTTAACCTGTCGCGATGGATACACCGGGCAGAGAAGCAATCGGTCAGGAAATCCTTGCTGATATTCAGTATTGTCATTAATGTAGGCTTGCTGTTTTATTTCAAGTATACTGATTTCTTTATCGGTATCACCAATGATCTCACCAATGGGAATATACGGCCACTGCATTTATTGCTGCCCATAGGTATTTCCTTTTATACTTTTGAAAATCTGAGCTACACCATTGACGTTTACCGGGGGGAGATTGAACCGGTAGATGAATTCATGGACTATTTGTTTTTCCTTTCTTTCTTTCCCAAATTAATGATGGGGCCTATTGTGAGGGCATCTGATTTTATTCCTCAGATTTCCAAACCTTATGTACTTAATTCGGAAGATATAGGGAAGGGGATGTACCTGATTGTTAGCGGGCTGTTTAAGAAGATCGTCATATCGGATTTTATATACCAGAACTTTGTACAGTACATTTTTGATGACCCCTCCCGGCATACCGGGCTGGAATGTTTATTGGGCGTGTATGGATATGCATTAGTGATCTATTGCGACTTCTCGGGATATTCAGATATGGCGTTGGGGATAGCGCGGTGGACAGGTTTTAAAATACCGGCCAATTTTAACTCTCCTTATCAGAGCAGTTCGATTACAGAGTTCTGGCGTCGCTGGCATATTTCCTTGTCGTCCTGGCTGCGGGATTATATTTATATTCCGTTGGGCGGCAATCGTAAAGGGAAGGTGCGGCAATATGTGAATTTGTCCTTAACCATGCTGATCGGAGGGTTCTGGCATGGTGCCAGCTGGAATTTTATTTTCTGGGGAGGACTGCATGGGCTGGCCCTGGCAGTAGATAAAGTAAGACTTACCTGGCTGCATAAGAAAGGCATCCTGTTTACCGGATGGAAATCGACCGTACTGAAAGTATTGGGTATACTGATCACTTTCCACTTTGTATGTTTTTGCTGGATCTTTTTCAAGGCAGCTACCTTCCACGATGCCTGGGCATTGATACACCAGATTGTTTACGATTTTCAGCCAGGCATCTGGCAGGAATTGTATCAGGGGTATACAGCTGTTTTTGGCCTCATGTTGCTGGGGTTTGTACTGCATTTCCTGCCACCTACCAGCGAATTGCTGGCAGAAAGAACGCTTGCCAGAATGCCTGTGTGGGGTAATGTGGCTTTCCTGGTAGCATTTGTATGGGTGCTGGTACAGGTAAAAACCACGCAGCCTATGATTCCTATCTATTTTCAGTTTTAA
- the atpB gene encoding F0F1 ATP synthase subunit A, with translation MISISRFKYSMVALVTALCLHGFSNFSFAQTAPQAEHATTATTGEAAHDAAAHGSEAEAPKKFNAKEVILGHVKDAYDWHLLSIGDLHVTMPLPVIIYNPEKGTTVFSSSKFHHGHDSYEGYRLVTEHYLHEKGLKSSQYPEGKVIAVDANDMPTNAKIYDFSMTKNITAMILAAVILVILMLNVAGAYKSRGSKKAPKGFQGLVEPVIIFMRDEVVKPNIPGKHYERFTPFILTIFFFILINNLMGLIPGSANVTGNLAVTAALALISFIATMFSTNRHFWGHIFNPPVPFGVKFILAPVELIGVFTKPVSLMIRLFANILAGHIIILSIISLVFIFGSLNKVAGYGFLPITIIFNIVMMFLEILVAFIQAFIFANLTAVFIGQAMEGAHDDHH, from the coding sequence GTGATTTCTATTAGTCGGTTCAAATATAGTATGGTAGCCCTTGTGACGGCCTTGTGCCTTCACGGCTTTAGTAACTTTTCTTTTGCGCAGACAGCCCCTCAGGCAGAGCATGCAACAACAGCCACCACTGGTGAAGCTGCCCATGATGCAGCAGCCCATGGCAGCGAAGCTGAGGCGCCTAAAAAATTCAATGCTAAAGAAGTGATCCTGGGTCACGTAAAAGATGCGTATGACTGGCATTTGCTCAGTATAGGCGACCTGCACGTAACCATGCCTTTGCCGGTTATTATCTACAACCCTGAAAAAGGAACTACTGTATTTTCTTCTTCCAAATTTCACCATGGGCATGATTCCTATGAAGGATATCGCCTGGTAACTGAACATTACCTGCATGAAAAAGGGCTGAAATCATCCCAATACCCTGAAGGAAAGGTGATTGCGGTGGATGCCAATGACATGCCTACCAATGCCAAGATCTACGATTTTTCCATGACCAAGAATATCACTGCTATGATTCTGGCAGCTGTGATCCTGGTAATATTGATGCTGAATGTAGCAGGAGCTTACAAATCCCGTGGTTCCAAAAAAGCACCTAAGGGTTTCCAGGGACTGGTAGAACCTGTGATTATCTTCATGCGGGATGAGGTAGTAAAACCTAATATTCCTGGTAAACACTACGAAAGATTTACCCCTTTTATACTGACGATCTTCTTTTTTATCCTCATTAATAACCTGATGGGTTTAATACCCGGTTCTGCAAACGTAACCGGTAACCTGGCAGTAACAGCTGCGTTGGCATTGATCAGCTTTATAGCTACCATGTTCAGCACCAACCGTCATTTCTGGGGGCATATCTTTAATCCTCCGGTACCATTTGGGGTGAAATTCATCCTGGCACCGGTAGAGCTGATTGGTGTTTTCACCAAGCCTGTATCCCTGATGATCCGGTTGTTTGCCAACATTCTGGCCGGGCACATCATTATCCTGAGTATCATTTCCCTGGTATTTATATTCGGATCTCTGAATAAAGTAGCTGGTTACGGATTTCTGCCTATCACCATTATATTCAACATAGTGATGATGTTTCTGGAAATACTGGTGGCCTTTATCCAGGCATTCATCTTCGCCAATCTGACCGCAGTATTTATTGGTCAGGCGATGGAAGGTGCACATGATGACCACCACTAA